GGGGGCGGTTACGCGACAAGCACTATATACTCCCTACACAGCACTATATACTCCCTACTTGTAACTGATTATAGAAATGTCAGCTTACAGCACTGTACCTGATTTACATTCCTGGCACCTGCAACAGCGGCTGAACCTGCACCTGTGTTGACGCCTGTCCCTGCAGCTGCCCTGACGCCAGCTCCCGCGACAACACCAGGGGAATTAATTCCGGCACCAATCACAGCTGCTGTTCCGGCCCGAGAGACAGAGCCAGCTGATACGGCAGCATCACCAGTGGCGCCCAGTCCTCGTGCACCTGCACCTGCCATCCAGTAGCACTAGCTTCTGCACCTGCAGCTCCTCTAGGCCGACAGCTGTCCCAGCACCAGTGATCCACCTGCAGCTCCCCAGCATTAACACCAGCACCGGGAAAGGCGAGTCCAGCGTTGAGTGGAAACTGTGGGACATTGGCTGGTGGAGGGTTAACAGGCTGACCGTTTGAATGGACGGACTGCAGCTGCCGGATTGTTGGGCACAGGACTGCAAAGTATGCACGCGCACATATATGACACAGATAAAATTACTCTTCATAAATTGGTCACTAGTGCCATGACAATAACGTATCTATTCCATCTTTATGTCTACATATTCAAATGGATTtgtttattacaaatatattgaCACAAGAAAACTTAACTCTAGTGACCGGCTCCCCCACTTGTACAATGCTCCAAACAGACATTAATTCCCACTTgagcaagaaagagataagGAAGTCAAGAACTCTTATGTTTACAGCAAACCCAGCTGTCTGCAAACAAACAGCACAGGCAGACATTGGATTCTCGCGGCGGTAATGGCAGGATACTATTGTCAGTGTAGACGACTATTGTCAGTGTAGAAGGCTATTGTCAGTGTTCAATAACCAGTAATAATGACAGATGACAATTGTCAGTGTTCAAAAACCGGCGGTAATGACAGGATACTATTGTCATTATTCAATAACCGGTCAGAAGACAATTGTCAGTGTAGAAGACTATTGTTAGTGTTCAAAAACCGGCGGCAATGACAGAAGATTATTTTCAGTGTTCGATAACCGGTGGTAATGAGAGAAGACTATTGTCAGTGCTCAATAACCGGCAGTAAGACAGATGACAATTGTCAGTGAATGAAGACTTTGTCAGTGTCAATAACCGGTGGTTATGACGTATGACAATTGTCAGAGCTGACTAATGAAGGGCTGAGACCGCATTGAAGCAAACTTTTACTAAAATCTTATTACAGCAAAAGAGGTGCCTACCCTGATTGGATGCCTGCACTTGTACCTGGTTGATGGTCGGCTGTTGGGTCTGTCCGGTGATCCCGGATTGACGTTTATTCCTAAAATGTTCAAGAATTATTCAGCATTATTTCATGATTGTTAGCTGGGTTTTCACATTATGTTCACTGACATCAAAGACA
The Pomacea canaliculata isolate SZHN2017 linkage group LG2, ASM307304v1, whole genome shotgun sequence genome window above contains:
- the LOC112558246 gene encoding uncharacterized protein LOC112558246 — its product is MSKFVWFVFGVLTTVVYLTLGQTQVCQAPFGHFPSNLNDGCTTFYWCWNGRAHLRQCPPGLSFDVNTLGCVSQQQVACVNNNQAAAPQGINVNPGSPDRPNSRPSTRYKCRHPIRSCAQQSGSCSPSIQTVSLLTLHQPMSHSFHSTLDSPFPVLVLMLGSCRWITGAGTAVGLEELQVQKLVLLDGRCRCTRTGRHW